The following is a genomic window from Opitutus sp. GAS368.
GGCTACCTGCGGGCGCCGCTGGTGCCGGGGAATGGGGGAGCGGAGTGAAGCCACGGGCCTTTCCTTGGGGCGGATTCAGGGCCGCCAAACATTTTTTTGCCGCAAAAAGGCGCAAAAACGCATTGAGAGTGCAGTCGTGAATCCACCGCGCGCCTATAGGCGCCTTGAGAGCTTCATTTGCCACCGGGTATTTGTGCCTTTTTGTGGCTATACCATCAGGAGGATTGGGTATGAGTGAAGCCGAGGTGCGGCAGATTCTCAGTGGTTGGATTATCGCGGCCAGCGCGTGGACGTTCGTCCTGTTCGGCTTCGACAAGTGGCGGGCGCGGCGCGGCGGCGGACGCGTGGCGGAGGCGTCGCTGTTCTGGGCGAGTGCGCTCGGTGGCTGGCCGGGCGGCCTGCTCGGCATCCTGGTTTTCCGGCACAAATCGGCGAAGGGGTCCTTCCAGCTGAAATTCGCGGCGGCGTTCTTTATCTGGGCGGCGCTGGTCTACGCAGCGGTGCGGTTGATGTAGGGTGGGATCGCCGTATCCCGCCGCGAGGGCGACACCACTTTCGGAAGAAGGCGGGATACGGCGATCCCGCCCTACACAACAAAACCCTCTCACCCGATGGCGAGCAGCTCGACGTCGAAGACGAGGGTGGCGTTCGGCGGGATGGCGCCGGGGTAGCCGCCGGCACCGTAGCCGAGGTGGGGCGGAATCGTGAGCTTCACCTTGTCGCCGAGCTTCATCTGCGCGACTCCGAGATCCCAGCCACCGATGACCTGGCCTTCGCCCAGCACGAATTGAAACGGTTCGTCGCGGTCGACGGAGCTGTCGAATTTTTCGCCGCTCGTGAGCCAGCCGGTGTAATGCACGGTGACCAGCTCGCCCTTTTTTGGCGAACGGCCGGCGCCGGTGGCGAGGTGCTCGACCTTAAGGGTGGGTGTGCTCATGGGGGGCAGAGTTGAAAGAGGTTTGGTTGGAGGGTCGGTCTCCCGACCGACCGCGGCCGGTCAGGAGACCGGCCCTCCAGTATATCAGGCAAGGGCGACCACGAGCGTCTTGCCGTCATAGGTGACCTGGTCGCCGGCGAGCAGCTTCTTGCGCTTCTGGGTTTCGACCGTGCCGTTGAGCGTCACCAGGCCCTGGCTGATCACCTGCTTGGCCTCGCCGCCGGTCCCGGTCAGTCCGCCGAACTTGAGGAACTGGCAGAGCTCGATCGGGACGGCGCGGACGATGACGGGTTGGGGAATGGGAGAGCGCGGAGGCATGGGAGGGAGAGCTGTAAGGTGTAGGAGCCTGCTTGCAGGCGATAGATTTCCGGAATCGCCTGCAAGCAGGCTCCTACAAGAAAGGCATTATTGCGTGTCCGGCGCCACCAGGTGGATGCTGTCGGGCTCGATACGGATGAGCCGGTCCTTGTAGAGGGCGCCGATGGCCTGCTTGAAGGCCTTCTTGCTCACGCCGAAGGCATCGCGGATTTCCTCGGGCAGGCTGCCGTCGTGAAAGGGCAGGCGGCCGCCGGCGGCGCGGAGTTTTTCCAGGACCTGCTCCGCCACCGTGGCGACGCGGCGGTAGCCGGCGCGGCCGAGCGCGAGGTCCACCTTGCCGTCGGGCCGGACGTTGCGCACGTAGCCCTCGACGACCGCGCCGACCTTGAGCGGCGCGGCGAGGTCGGTGTGGTAGACGAGACCGCGGTGGGCGTGGTTGATGATGAGGTTGTAGCCCAGCGGACTCTTGCTGGCGACGAGCAGGTGGACGGATTCGCCCTCGTGGTAGGGCGGGGGCGTGAGGTCGAGCCGGCGGTTGAGCCGGGCGCTGGCAATGAGCCGGTCGGTCTTGTCGTCGAGCACGACCTGCACGACGACCCAGTCACCGGGATTGAGCGGACCATCCTGCTCGCGGGCGGGCAGGAGCAGGTCCTTGCCGAGGCCCCAGTCGAGGAAGACGCCGATGCGCGGGTTGACGCCGACGACCTTGAGACAGGCGAACTCGTCGACGACGGCGTAGGGCCGTTCGGTGGTGGCGACGAGACGGTCCTCGGAGTCGCGGTAGACGAACACCTCGAGCTTTCCACCCGGCACGGCGCCCGCCGGGATGTAGCGGGCGGGCAACAGGATCTCGCCGTGCGCCCCGCCGTCCAGATACAGGCCGGGCGACGCGGCGCGGACAATGGGGAGGAGGTTGCGTTTGCCGAGTTGGGCCATGGGTGGGACGGAGGACGGAAAAGTGTGATGCGTGGGTTATTCAGCAGACGGCACGTGACAGGCCAAGGCAATGGGAATGAGCGGGCGAAGCCAGTGATCTGTAAGGTCGTCGCTTGCGACGACCTTGGGATGGCGGGCACGAGGTCGTCGCAAGCGACGACCCTACAAAGAGGAAGGCGAGGCGGGGTCCCGTAAATTTGTGGCCGAAGGCCCACCCCGGCCGCCGTCGGCTGGACACACGGACCTCCGACTGTCAGCATCTGTGCCCATGAACGAGGCCGAACTCGCGGAATGCCACACGGCGCTGGGCGTAGCGGCCGGGGTGACGCTGGAGGAACTCGAGCGCGTGTTCATGAAAAAGAACTTCGCGCTGATCAAGGGCAAGGCCGGCGCGGCGGACGAACCGAACCCCGCGCTCGATGCGCAGCGGTCGGCCCTGCGCACCGCCTACGAAAAGCTGGCGGGGCACCTGCGCGAGAAGCAGCGGCAGGCCGAGGCGGCCGCGCCGCGCAAGCGGCCGACGCTGACGGACCCGCCCATCGCGGCCAAGGCGCTGCGGACGCGCCCGCCGATGACACCGCTCACCGCGTCCCCGCTGGGGCCCAAGACCCTGATCACGCCACCGGTCGTGACGCCGCGCGACCCGGCCGACGACGAGTTCATCCTGTTCCGCTTCGACAACTGGAAGATCAACGTGCTCGTGCCGCCGCTGCTGCTCGCCTTCGTGCTGCTGGTGAATGTCAGCCCGCTCGGCTTTTTCCTGCAAGGCTTCCACGTGTGGATGCACGAGTTCGGCCACGCGACAGCGGCGTGGCTGTGCGGCTTCCGCGCGACGCCGCTGCCGTTCGGCTGGACGCCGGTAGAGCCGGTCTATTCGCCGTTTGTCTACTGGGGGCTGCTGCTGATGTTCGTGATCCTGTTCCTGGCGGGCTGGACGGAGCGCAAGGCCTGGGCCATGGTCGCGGCGATCGCGCTGGCCGGCGTGCAATACTACATGACGTGGCGGATGCCGCCGCTCACGCAGGAATTCTGGTGGAGCGCGTTTGGCGGCGTCGGCGGGGAGTTCTACCTCAGCACGCTGTTCATGATGTTCTTCTGGGTGCAGCTGCCGGAAAAATTCAAGTGGGGCGCCTGCCGCTATGTCTTCTTCTTCATCGGCGCCACGGCGTTTCTCAACATCTGGCTGCGGTGGCGCGACATCTACCATGGCGTGGAGGAGATCCCGTTCGGCTCGATGATCAACGGCGAGGACGACCAGGGCGGCGACATGAACAAGCTGATGGACGGCTTTGGGTGGAAGAAATTCACCATCCGGCGCAACTACCTGCTCCTGGGCTACGGGTGCTGGGCCGCGCTGGGCCTCATGTGGGCGATCTTCGCGCTGGGGTTGAACAAGGTCGCGGACCGCGTGGCCGGCCGGTTCAGCAAGACGGAGGAAGCCTTGTAGCGGCGGTCTATGACCGCCGAGGGACCTTCGACGGCGGTCATAGACCGCCGCTACAGGGAATTCAGCGCACGAGCAGCGGGATGAGCAGCAGGACGGCGAGCAGCAGAACGCCGGCGATCAGACGGCAGCGGTATTTCTTCAGGAGGTTCATGGCGCGCAGTCTACCCGCGAACGCCCGCGTCCCGTTAATCGATAAATCCGATGCGCCCCATTGATTGGCGCGGGCCCTCAATCCGCGGTGCCCGGCGCGTCGCGCCCACCGGAAGTCGCCGCACCTTTCCCGCCGGTCGCCCAGCGGTGCCCGGCGGCGATGGCCGGGGCTTCCATCCATCGCCACGCGGCCCAGGCCAGGAGCCAGGTGACCGCGACGGAAGCGGCGCTGGTCAGCAAGCCGGCGTTGGTGTCGGCGCGCGGGGCCGCCTGGTGCAGCCATTCGTGGCAAATCCAGACCAGGGGCATATGAAAGAGATACAGGAAGTAACTATACCTGCCCGCCGCCACCAGCCAGCTTCCGCCCAACCACGAGGACGGCCAGGTGCCCCGGCCGAGCAGCCCGGCCAGCGCCGCGACCGCCACGCTCACAAAGGTATAATACACCGGCTGCATTGCGTGGGTGAACGAGCCGAAGCCACCCAGGGCATACAGCACGAACAGGGCTCCACCCGCGCCGGCGATTCCAGCCCAGGCGGCCGCCCGCCGTCGCGACCACGCTCCGGCCGGGAGCAGGGCGACCAGGCCGCCAAGGGCAAAGCTGTCCATGCGGGCCACGGCCAGCACCATCATGGAGGCCTCGGGGTTGGCGAGATAGGCGGCCATCCAAAAGCGAATGACCACCGCCCCGAGGGCGAGCAGGGCCAGGCCCGGGCGCAAAAGACGGGGCGGGCACAGGGCAACGAACAGGGCGATGAAGACGTAGTATTGCACCTCGACGGCCAGCGACCAGGTGGGGCGCAGCCACTCGTTGCCGAGATAGCCCGATCCGGTCATGAAGAAATTCTGCACCAGCATGAAGTGGCTCGCCCAAGGCACCTGGTCGTTGAACACGATGCCCGCGCGGTCCGCCGGCCAGACCGCCGCGGCGACCGGCAGGCTCAACAGCAGCAGGGCGTAGGCCGGAAGGATGCGCGCCGCCCGCTTCACGAGGAAGTGCCGCCAGTAGCCGGGCCGCCCGCGGGCCTGCACGAGCTGGGATGTGATCAGGTAGCCGGAAAGCACAAAGAAGATCACCACGCCCAGCCAGCCGAAGGACAGGAGGGGCCCGAGCCCCGGCACGGCCTCGATGGCGGGATGCACCGGCGGGCATCCGAACAAATGGTAGCCGATCACCCACAGGATCGCCACGCCGCGCAAACCGTCCAGGGCGCGGTTGCGGTTTGGCGGATTGCCCAGCATGGCGCTGTGCTTACTCCAACAATCCCGGACTGGCGAGTCTCGGGATAGGGGCCGAGTTCCGCCCGCACTACGATTTGGCGGGTTTCGCCTTCTAGGTGGCGCAGGCCCGCGGGTAGTCAGGGGACCGATCCTCCAGTGGAGCCGGGTAGGAGGGGCTTTATGCCCCGACTCGAACGCGCTGAAACAGGCGTGTCGGGGCATAAAGCCCCTCCCACCTTTCAATCGGCGGAACGGCCCGCAGGGAGGCGGAGTGACAGACATCGAGGACAGTTGAGGTGACAGACATCGGAGA
Proteins encoded in this region:
- a CDS encoding acyltransferase, which gives rise to MLGNPPNRNRALDGLRGVAILWVIGYHLFGCPPVHPAIEAVPGLGPLLSFGWLGVVIFFVLSGYLITSQLVQARGRPGYWRHFLVKRAARILPAYALLLLSLPVAAAVWPADRAGIVFNDQVPWASHFMLVQNFFMTGSGYLGNEWLRPTWSLAVEVQYYVFIALFVALCPPRLLRPGLALLALGAVVIRFWMAAYLANPEASMMVLAVARMDSFALGGLVALLPAGAWSRRRAAAWAGIAGAGGALFVLYALGGFGSFTHAMQPVYYTFVSVAVAALAGLLGRGTWPSSWLGGSWLVAAGRYSYFLYLFHMPLVWICHEWLHQAAPRADTNAGLLTSAASVAVTWLLAWAAWRWMEAPAIAAGHRWATGGKGAATSGGRDAPGTAD
- a CDS encoding S1-like domain-containing RNA-binding protein, translating into MAQLGKRNLLPIVRAASPGLYLDGGAHGEILLPARYIPAGAVPGGKLEVFVYRDSEDRLVATTERPYAVVDEFACLKVVGVNPRIGVFLDWGLGKDLLLPAREQDGPLNPGDWVVVQVVLDDKTDRLIASARLNRRLDLTPPPYHEGESVHLLVASKSPLGYNLIINHAHRGLVYHTDLAAPLKVGAVVEGYVRNVRPDGKVDLALGRAGYRRVATVAEQVLEKLRAAGGRLPFHDGSLPEEIRDAFGVSKKAFKQAIGALYKDRLIRIEPDSIHLVAPDTQ
- a CDS encoding RNA-binding S4 domain-containing protein, with protein sequence MPPRSPIPQPVIVRAVPIELCQFLKFGGLTGTGGEAKQVISQGLVTLNGTVETQKRKKLLAGDQVTYDGKTLVVALA
- a CDS encoding M50 family metallopeptidase, producing MNEAELAECHTALGVAAGVTLEELERVFMKKNFALIKGKAGAADEPNPALDAQRSALRTAYEKLAGHLREKQRQAEAAAPRKRPTLTDPPIAAKALRTRPPMTPLTASPLGPKTLITPPVVTPRDPADDEFILFRFDNWKINVLVPPLLLAFVLLVNVSPLGFFLQGFHVWMHEFGHATAAWLCGFRATPLPFGWTPVEPVYSPFVYWGLLLMFVILFLAGWTERKAWAMVAAIALAGVQYYMTWRMPPLTQEFWWSAFGGVGGEFYLSTLFMMFFWVQLPEKFKWGACRYVFFFIGATAFLNIWLRWRDIYHGVEEIPFGSMINGEDDQGGDMNKLMDGFGWKKFTIRRNYLLLGYGCWAALGLMWAIFALGLNKVADRVAGRFSKTEEAL
- a CDS encoding DUF1294 domain-containing protein; translated protein: MSEAEVRQILSGWIIAASAWTFVLFGFDKWRARRGGGRVAEASLFWASALGGWPGGLLGILVFRHKSAKGSFQLKFAAAFFIWAALVYAAVRLM
- a CDS encoding FKBP-type peptidyl-prolyl cis-trans isomerase, translating into MSTPTLKVEHLATGAGRSPKKGELVTVHYTGWLTSGEKFDSSVDRDEPFQFVLGEGQVIGGWDLGVAQMKLGDKVKLTIPPHLGYGAGGYPGAIPPNATLVFDVELLAIG